One genomic window of Parabacteroides pacaensis includes the following:
- a CDS encoding TlpA family protein disulfide reductase produces MKKYLLLSLFTLCALIAKAQDDSSDIVKVGQKMPAFSIISDNGKTFNSEELKGKVVLITFFATWCPPCQKELPEIEKYIWQKYKNNKDFRLLVIGREHNEDELTKYNEKKGFTFPLYPDKNRKIFGAFAQNLIPRNYLINKEGEVVYASKGYTPEDFAGLQKKLAELLK; encoded by the coding sequence ATGAAGAAGTATCTATTACTTAGTTTATTTACCCTGTGTGCTTTGATAGCAAAAGCACAAGACGACAGTTCGGATATTGTGAAGGTAGGACAGAAGATGCCGGCTTTTTCTATTATATCGGACAATGGAAAAACATTTAATTCTGAAGAGTTAAAAGGAAAAGTAGTATTGATTACTTTTTTTGCTACTTGGTGCCCTCCTTGCCAGAAAGAACTTCCGGAAATTGAAAAATATATTTGGCAGAAATATAAGAATAATAAAGATTTTCGTCTTTTGGTAATCGGTCGTGAGCATAATGAGGATGAATTGACAAAATATAACGAAAAGAAAGGGTTTACTTTCCCTTTATATCCGGATAAGAACCGAAAGATTTTCGGAGCATTTGCTCAAAATTTAATTCCCCGTAATTACTTAATCAATAAAGAAGGAGAGGTGGTATATGCTTCGAAAGGATATACACCGGAAGATTTTGCCGGATTGCAGAAAAAGCTTGCAGAATTGCTAAAATAA
- a CDS encoding 4Fe-4S dicluster domain-containing protein, whose translation MKYEKIHLIYFSPTHTSARVAHAIAEGTGIEEIEVHDFTYEFSGSEVVVQNELTVIAAPVYGGRIAETAMERFQNVKGIDSPVITISLYGNRDYEDALLELTNWSRQAGFTPVAAAAFIGEHSYSRKDLNMPLAEGRPDQEDCAGAKELGLQVIRKLEAVASLEELPFLQVKGNYPYKEKGVSTPATPVTREEECTQCEHCIDICPTQAVYINDDGEIESDKLLCIKCCACVKECPQEARVFDTPYTAMLFNNFKVRRTPEIFL comes from the coding sequence ATGAAATACGAAAAAATTCATCTTATTTATTTTTCTCCCACTCATACTTCGGCTAGGGTAGCGCATGCAATAGCAGAGGGTACAGGCATTGAGGAAATAGAGGTACACGATTTTACTTACGAATTTTCCGGCAGTGAGGTAGTTGTACAAAATGAATTGACTGTTATCGCAGCACCGGTATATGGGGGACGGATTGCAGAAACTGCTATGGAGCGTTTCCAAAACGTAAAAGGAATCGATTCTCCGGTTATTACCATTTCACTATATGGCAATCGTGATTATGAAGATGCCTTGTTAGAGCTGACAAATTGGAGTCGGCAGGCTGGGTTTACTCCTGTTGCAGCCGCTGCTTTTATAGGTGAACATTCTTATAGCCGGAAAGATTTGAATATGCCTTTGGCAGAAGGACGGCCGGATCAGGAAGATTGTGCCGGGGCAAAAGAATTAGGGTTACAGGTGATACGAAAACTAGAGGCTGTTGCATCGTTGGAGGAGTTGCCCTTTTTACAAGTTAAGGGGAATTATCCTTATAAAGAAAAGGGCGTTTCTACTCCCGCCACTCCAGTTACCCGGGAAGAAGAATGTACTCAATGTGAACATTGTATCGACATTTGTCCTACCCAAGCTGTGTATATAAATGATGACGGGGAAATAGAAAGCGACAAATTGCTGTGTATTAAATGTTGTGCTTGTGTAAAAGAATGTCCTCAAGAGGCTCGTGTTTTTGATACGCCTTATACAGCTATGCTTTTTAATAATTTCAAAGTGCGGCGGACTCCGGAGATTTTTCTTTAA
- a CDS encoding PLP-dependent aminotransferase family protein, giving the protein MKRACGILYRFLHAYSGGSYLLPANVCPVVPLTFKVSHTDFEFVDIDSHTHCIDENRCLELLSKHPDKYKGIIFVRTYGYMYDTSSFFRRLREIKEEFKIVDDRCLVCPDRPSGLGGADLILYSTGYAKYINLGEGGIGLAAPDSWLPEVRNTVYDGTEADCLYKEALAESRLMSGYPANWLDTGDLNIPAADYEERIRQTKAKAVLHKSRLNGIYREFIPEEIQLEPSFQNWRFNILTDRREEMLKRLFENNLFASSHYKPCNVLFDTRFYPNVAKLYSKVINLFNDFFFSEEQAVRACQVLHKYL; this is encoded by the coding sequence ATGAAAAGGGCTTGCGGGATACTTTATCGTTTTTTGCATGCTTATTCAGGAGGGAGCTATCTTTTGCCTGCCAATGTTTGCCCAGTAGTTCCGCTTACGTTTAAAGTGTCCCATACGGATTTCGAGTTTGTGGATATCGATTCACACACTCATTGTATCGATGAGAACCGTTGCTTGGAGTTGTTATCGAAGCATCCCGACAAATATAAAGGAATTATTTTTGTTAGGACTTACGGTTATATGTACGACACTTCTTCTTTTTTTCGCCGGTTGCGGGAAATTAAAGAGGAGTTTAAGATTGTGGACGATCGTTGTCTAGTTTGTCCTGACCGGCCTTCGGGATTGGGGGGAGCCGATTTAATTCTTTACAGTACGGGTTATGCCAAATATATAAACTTAGGTGAAGGAGGAATCGGCCTGGCTGCACCGGACAGCTGGCTCCCGGAAGTAAGGAATACCGTTTATGACGGAACGGAAGCCGACTGTCTTTATAAGGAAGCGCTGGCAGAGTCCCGGCTTATGTCTGGATATCCTGCCAATTGGCTTGACACGGGTGATTTGAATATTCCTGCTGCAGACTATGAGGAACGCATCAGGCAGACAAAAGCAAAAGCAGTTTTGCATAAGTCCCGTCTGAATGGTATCTATCGGGAATTTATACCTGAAGAGATTCAATTGGAGCCATCATTTCAAAACTGGAGATTTAATATCCTTACAGATCGTCGTGAAGAAATGCTGAAGCGTTTATTTGAAAATAATTTGTTTGCTAGTTCCCATTATAAACCCTGTAATGTTTTGTTCGATACACGGTTTTATCCGAATGTCGCGAAGCTTTATTCCAAAGTAATCAATCTTTTTAACGATTTTTTCTTTTCCGAAGAACAAGCGGTTCGTGCTTGCCAGGTGCTTCATAAATATTTATAA
- a CDS encoding P-II family nitrogen regulator, with protein MKKIEAIIRKTKFEEVKEALTAADIEWFSYYDVRGVGKTRQERIYRGVVYDTSIIERTLISIVVRDINVEKTVKAVQRAAHTGEIGDGRIFVIPIDDAIRIRTGEHGDIALYNASK; from the coding sequence ATGAAAAAAATTGAAGCAATTATCCGCAAAACCAAATTCGAAGAAGTAAAAGAGGCACTTACTGCCGCAGACATTGAATGGTTTTCTTATTATGATGTAAGAGGTGTCGGTAAAACCCGGCAAGAACGAATTTACCGTGGTGTTGTCTACGACACGAGTATTATCGAGCGAACGCTTATTTCTATCGTAGTTCGAGATATTAATGTAGAAAAGACGGTGAAAGCTGTTCAACGAGCCGCACATACCGGTGAAATAGGTGACGGACGCATTTTCGTCATTCCAATTGATGACGCAATCCGGATCCGTACCGGCGAACATGGCGATATCGCTTTGTATAATGCCAGCAAATAG
- a CDS encoding polysaccharide biosynthesis protein — MLSTLLKRLAFRLARIKYLNRWIIFGIDVFASVVISILAYLLIVYVTNIPLIPHYILALSIFSALTSIFSFLVWRVYKGVVRHTTLPEVWRIGAAVLLKVLLLLFVVKLATDGFSSKQLLLGFLTDLFATTTTLVTIRVFLINIYNQLVSRAGRRPSRILVYGTDSRAVSIAGMLTQNYLTSYRIVGYLTIGSIYKHFRISGWPVYFIKDIESFARIARRTEVQAVLFPSYKSAQEEKDRLVTYCQKLKIQLLVAPPFEEMKNGRLPQPKIREVQIEDLLGREEIKINLEEISGLLKDKVILVTGAAGSIGSEICRQLTHFPIKKLICFDSAETPMHNLRLELEDKYPGLNFVPVIGDVRSKDRIDYVFRNWHPCIVFHAAAYKHVPLMEENPCEAVRVNVYGTRLVADASVQYHVEKFVMISTDKAVNPTNIMGCSKRLAEIYVQSLSIAISKGEVKGETKFITTRFGNVLGSNGSVIPRFREQIKNGGPVTVTDPEIIRYFMTIPEACRLVLEAGTMGKGGEIFIFDMGEPVRIADLASRMIELSGMEVGKDIEIKYTGLRPGEKLYEELLSHKENTKETPHEKIRVASVREYNYSEVMPEMDILITLSRDVEIELMVKEMKRYVPEFKSKNSQFEKWDSKK, encoded by the coding sequence ATGCTTTCGACCTTGTTAAAACGATTAGCCTTCCGGCTGGCACGTATAAAATATCTGAACCGCTGGATAATTTTTGGAATCGATGTTTTTGCATCCGTTGTAATAAGCATTCTAGCCTATCTTTTAATCGTTTACGTAACCAATATTCCCTTAATACCTCATTATATATTAGCTTTAAGCATATTTTCTGCACTAACAAGCATCTTTTCCTTTTTAGTTTGGCGCGTATATAAGGGTGTGGTAAGGCATACCACCTTGCCCGAGGTATGGCGTATCGGGGCAGCCGTTCTTTTAAAAGTACTTTTGCTTCTTTTTGTTGTAAAGCTGGCAACCGACGGCTTTAGTAGCAAGCAGCTTCTTCTAGGCTTTCTTACCGACCTTTTTGCTACCACCACAACGCTGGTAACCATCCGCGTTTTCCTTATAAACATTTATAACCAACTGGTGAGCCGTGCCGGCAGGCGTCCTTCCCGCATCCTGGTCTACGGAACCGATAGCCGTGCCGTTTCGATAGCCGGGATGCTCACCCAGAATTACCTTACCTCTTACCGCATTGTGGGCTATTTGACCATAGGCTCTATTTACAAGCATTTCCGCATATCCGGCTGGCCGGTTTATTTTATCAAGGACATTGAAAGCTTTGCCCGCATAGCCCGTCGCACGGAAGTTCAAGCAGTTCTTTTCCCAAGCTACAAATCCGCCCAGGAAGAAAAAGACCGCCTGGTTACTTATTGCCAGAAATTAAAAATCCAGCTTTTGGTAGCTCCTCCTTTTGAAGAGATGAAAAACGGCCGGCTTCCTCAACCCAAAATCCGTGAAGTTCAGATAGAAGACCTTTTAGGTCGTGAAGAAATCAAGATAAACCTGGAAGAAATCAGTGGTTTATTAAAAGACAAGGTCATTTTAGTCACAGGAGCAGCGGGCAGTATAGGAAGTGAAATCTGTCGTCAACTGACACATTTTCCCATTAAAAAGCTAATTTGTTTTGATTCCGCCGAAACGCCGATGCATAACTTAAGATTGGAATTGGAAGATAAATATCCGGGGTTGAATTTTGTTCCTGTAATCGGAGATGTGAGAAGTAAAGACCGTATAGACTATGTGTTTCGCAATTGGCATCCTTGTATTGTTTTCCACGCGGCCGCTTATAAGCATGTTCCCTTAATGGAAGAGAATCCTTGCGAAGCGGTGCGAGTTAATGTTTATGGTACGCGGCTGGTTGCGGATGCCTCTGTTCAATACCACGTAGAAAAGTTTGTAATGATCAGTACGGATAAAGCAGTTAATCCAACGAATATAATGGGTTGCAGCAAGCGTCTTGCCGAAATCTATGTTCAAAGCTTAAGTATTGCTATCTCTAAAGGAGAGGTAAAGGGCGAAACCAAGTTTATCACTACCCGTTTTGGGAATGTCTTAGGCAGTAACGGTTCTGTTATTCCCCGTTTCCGGGAGCAGATCAAAAATGGCGGTCCTGTCACTGTTACCGATCCTGAGATTATCCGCTACTTTATGACTATCCCTGAAGCCTGTCGCTTAGTCTTGGAAGCCGGTACGATGGGTAAAGGAGGCGAGATCTTTATCTTTGATATGGGCGAGCCGGTTAGAATTGCTGATTTAGCAAGCCGGATGATTGAGTTATCGGGGATGGAAGTAGGAAAGGATATAGAGATCAAATATACGGGTCTTCGCCCGGGAGAAAAGCTTTACGAAGAGCTGTTGAGCCATAAGGAAAATACGAAGGAAACCCCACATGAGAAGATACGGGTGGCTTCGGTCCGAGAATATAACTACTCTGAAGTCATGCCAGAGATGGATATCCTAATTACCTTATCGCGTGATGTTGAAATAGAGCTGATGGTAAAAGAGATGAAACGTTATGTGCCGGAATTTAAGAGTAAGAATTCCCAGTTTGAGAAGTGGGATAGTAAAAAATAA
- a CDS encoding ammonium transporter: MDKYTFHSPRKAMPGVISLIGLFLALPIVAQEATDSIAVTTTTGMASTTENVADLVSQLVEQQHSLDTVWVILAAILVFWMQPGFALVEAGFTRVKNTANILMKNLLDFAIGSVLFWMIGFSFMFGTGSFIGMPDLFGMAGWSGTIPPDAFLMFQTVFCATSATIVSGAMAERTKFPCYIIYSILISLFIYPVSGHWTWGRGWLSEMGFHDFAGSTVVHLVGGAIAFVGAMILGPRIGKYRNGKTYAIPGHNLTLACLGVFILWMGWFGFNPGSQLAASGTANSTAISHVFLTTNLAAAAGGLSSMIVAWMRYKKPTLSLTLNGILAGLVGVTAGCDLVDAYGATLIGIICGTVMVFAVYFIDEKLKIDDPVGASSVHGVCGFLGTVLTGLFAVEGGTFYGGGFHFLGVQILGATVVGIWAFCMGYIVFKLVDKVFGLRVPARVEEEGLDIYEHGETAYN, encoded by the coding sequence ATGGACAAATATACATTCCATAGCCCGCGGAAGGCTATGCCGGGAGTCATATCCCTTATCGGACTCTTTTTAGCCCTCCCTATAGTAGCTCAAGAAGCTACAGATAGTATAGCAGTAACAACAACTACAGGGATGGCTTCTACTACAGAAAATGTCGCTGACTTAGTTAGCCAGTTAGTTGAACAGCAACATTCTTTAGATACCGTTTGGGTCATACTTGCAGCCATTTTAGTATTCTGGATGCAACCGGGATTTGCTTTAGTGGAAGCAGGATTTACTCGGGTTAAAAATACCGCAAACATTTTGATGAAGAACTTACTGGACTTTGCTATCGGTTCCGTTCTCTTCTGGATGATTGGGTTTAGTTTCATGTTTGGAACCGGAAGTTTCATAGGTATGCCGGATTTATTTGGTATGGCCGGATGGAGCGGTACGATTCCCCCGGATGCCTTTCTTATGTTCCAAACCGTATTCTGTGCCACTTCCGCCACTATCGTTTCCGGGGCAATGGCCGAACGTACAAAATTCCCTTGTTATATCATATATTCTATCTTGATTTCTTTGTTCATTTATCCGGTATCCGGCCATTGGACTTGGGGTCGCGGATGGTTATCTGAAATGGGATTCCATGATTTTGCCGGTTCAACGGTGGTCCACCTGGTAGGTGGAGCGATTGCTTTTGTCGGAGCTATGATATTAGGACCGCGTATTGGTAAATATCGGAATGGGAAAACTTATGCTATTCCAGGACATAACCTCACATTAGCATGCCTCGGTGTGTTTATATTGTGGATGGGTTGGTTCGGATTTAACCCCGGCTCACAATTAGCTGCATCCGGAACAGCGAACAGTACAGCTATTTCTCATGTTTTCCTGACTACCAACTTAGCAGCCGCAGCCGGAGGCTTAAGTTCTATGATTGTAGCCTGGATGAGATATAAAAAACCGACTTTATCTCTTACCCTGAATGGGATTTTAGCCGGGCTCGTAGGTGTAACAGCAGGCTGTGATCTAGTAGATGCCTATGGAGCTACGTTGATCGGTATTATTTGTGGAACGGTGATGGTATTTGCGGTATACTTCATTGATGAAAAGTTAAAAATAGATGATCCGGTAGGAGCTTCTTCAGTCCACGGTGTTTGCGGATTTCTGGGTACAGTGTTGACTGGTCTGTTCGCCGTAGAAGGCGGGACATTCTATGGAGGAGGTTTCCATTTTCTCGGCGTTCAGATTCTCGGTGCCACAGTAGTAGGAATTTGGGCTTTCTGTATGGGATATATCGTCTTTAAATTAGTCGATAAAGTGTTTGGACTACGAGTTCCTGCCCGTGTGGAAGAAGAGGGTCTTGATATTTATGAACATGGTGAAACAGCTTACAACTAA
- a CDS encoding NAD-dependent epimerase/dehydratase family protein, translating to MILIVGATGYIGRYLCPYLQEKGYEVLALGRSEKVRKFFDHFEVPFQYFDMKEEASYKNLPKQNIEAVIDLSACLAEHETPVRSFFDINTLGVYRLLEFVRQNDIRKFILTSSHKVYNDIRKDILSEADGISFRGDHSPYIISKVAAEYFVEYYNKDFGLEGIVLRLTGVHGYGEILGHLNADGSYKKSTFEIFFEKALKGERIEVWGDQSVKRDHIYIKDVLSAIEASVRAKGKQGIFNIATGKGISQYEEACALAKVFGRDKVSEVVVCPEKPGLTRGYIYDVSKACEELGWVPCFTDPVMMYKDYKQEWEKKVYRNYHYIQEGQMPMSL from the coding sequence ATGATTCTAATTGTCGGTGCTACAGGCTATATAGGCCGGTATTTGTGCCCTTATTTGCAAGAAAAAGGGTATGAAGTGTTGGCTTTGGGAAGGTCAGAAAAGGTTCGTAAATTTTTTGACCATTTCGAAGTTCCTTTTCAGTATTTCGATATGAAAGAAGAAGCTTCTTACAAAAATCTGCCCAAACAAAACATCGAGGCTGTTATTGATTTATCGGCTTGTTTGGCGGAACATGAAACTCCCGTACGTTCTTTTTTCGATATCAATACGTTGGGTGTGTACCGTTTGCTGGAGTTTGTCCGGCAGAATGATATCCGGAAATTCATTCTAACTTCTTCCCATAAGGTCTACAATGATATTAGGAAAGACATCCTGTCGGAAGCGGACGGAATTTCTTTTCGAGGGGATCATTCTCCTTATATCATTTCTAAGGTGGCTGCGGAATATTTTGTTGAGTATTATAACAAAGATTTCGGGCTGGAAGGAATCGTCTTGAGACTGACCGGAGTACACGGTTATGGTGAAATTCTTGGACATTTGAATGCCGACGGTTCTTATAAGAAAAGTACGTTTGAAATTTTCTTCGAGAAAGCGTTGAAGGGAGAGCGGATAGAGGTATGGGGAGACCAATCTGTGAAAAGAGACCATATTTATATCAAGGATGTGCTTTCAGCCATTGAAGCTTCCGTCAGAGCGAAAGGGAAGCAAGGAATCTTCAATATTGCGACCGGAAAAGGAATCTCACAGTATGAGGAAGCCTGTGCTTTGGCCAAAGTTTTCGGCCGGGATAAAGTTTCAGAAGTAGTGGTATGTCCTGAAAAGCCTGGATTGACGCGGGGATATATCTACGATGTATCGAAAGCCTGTGAAGAGTTGGGATGGGTACCGTGCTTTACGGATCCAGTCATGATGTATAAAGACTATAAGCAGGAATGGGAGAAAAAGGTATACCGAAATTATCATTACATCCAGGAGGGACAGATGCCGATGTCCCTGTAA
- a CDS encoding sodium:solute symporter, with translation MNKYIILFILVTYFGLLLLIAHLTTKKNSGNAAFFLGNRKSPWYIVAFGMIGTSISGVTFVSVPGMVRSIDMTYMQTVLGFFVGYIAIANILLPLYYKLKLTSIYSYLQDRIGQRSYKTGASFFLLSKIVGAAARLYLVTLILQTFVFSAWNIPFIVTVLGTIALIWLYTYRGGVKTIIWTDALQTLCLLAMLVVIIWQVKNKLELNMDGMVQTIIHNEHFHIFEFNNWFSTQNFFKQFFSGIFITIVMTGLDQDMMQKNLSCRNLKDAQKNMYLYGFAFTPVNFLFLCLGILLLVLAHKEGISLPVLNDDILPMFATSGILGNSLLIFFTIGIVAAAFSSADSALTALTTSFCIDILGINKEQEAQAKRTRLKVHFFISILFAIIILIIKAVNTRSIIDAIYILASYTYGPLLGLYLFGLFTKRSPRDKYVPYVCIASPLVCLFIDWMVYSFTGYKFGYEMLMLNGLLTFCGLWGLSMNYKIKNFTSPNPELLQNDGMKNL, from the coding sequence ATGAATAAATACATTATCCTTTTTATATTAGTTACTTATTTCGGATTACTTCTACTAATAGCCCATTTAACGACCAAAAAGAATAGCGGAAATGCCGCTTTCTTCCTGGGAAACCGTAAATCACCTTGGTATATTGTCGCCTTCGGAATGATCGGAACCTCTATTTCCGGCGTAACATTTGTTTCCGTGCCAGGCATGGTAAGAAGTATCGATATGACCTACATGCAAACTGTTCTTGGCTTTTTTGTAGGCTATATTGCCATTGCAAACATACTTTTACCTCTTTATTATAAGTTAAAATTGACTTCCATTTATTCCTATTTGCAAGATCGTATCGGTCAACGTTCTTATAAAACCGGAGCTTCCTTCTTTTTACTCTCCAAAATAGTTGGTGCTGCAGCTAGACTTTATTTGGTTACCCTTATTTTACAAACTTTCGTTTTTAGCGCATGGAATATACCTTTTATTGTAACCGTATTAGGTACAATCGCTCTGATATGGTTATACACTTATCGGGGCGGAGTAAAAACTATTATTTGGACGGATGCTTTACAAACCCTTTGTTTACTGGCAATGTTAGTCGTAATTATATGGCAAGTAAAAAATAAATTGGAATTGAATATGGATGGTATGGTACAAACCATTATCCATAACGAACATTTTCATATTTTCGAATTTAATAATTGGTTCAGTACCCAGAATTTCTTTAAACAATTTTTTAGTGGAATCTTTATCACCATTGTAATGACCGGTTTAGACCAAGATATGATGCAAAAAAATCTTTCTTGCCGAAACTTGAAAGATGCACAGAAAAATATGTATCTCTATGGTTTTGCTTTTACACCTGTAAATTTTTTATTTCTATGCTTAGGAATTCTTCTTTTAGTACTTGCTCATAAGGAAGGGATCAGTCTGCCTGTATTAAATGATGATATTTTACCTATGTTTGCCACTTCCGGAATATTAGGAAACAGTTTATTAATATTCTTCACTATTGGGATCGTGGCAGCAGCATTTTCCAGTGCTGATTCGGCATTAACAGCACTTACAACCTCCTTCTGTATCGATATTTTAGGAATAAATAAAGAACAAGAAGCACAAGCAAAAAGAACCCGGTTAAAAGTACATTTTTTTATATCTATTTTGTTTGCTATAATAATTCTCATTATAAAAGCAGTCAATACACGTAGCATTATCGATGCGATTTATATTTTGGCTTCTTATACGTATGGGCCTTTATTAGGGCTCTATTTATTTGGGCTTTTCACCAAACGAAGTCCTCGTGATAAATACGTACCGTATGTATGCATTGCTTCCCCCCTTGTTTGCCTTTTTATAGATTGGATGGTTTATTCCTTTACTGGATATAAATTCGGATATGAAATGTTAATGCTCAATGGACTTCTCACCTTTTGCGGTCTATGGGGACTTTCTATGAATTACAAAATAAAAAATTTTACTTCTCCTAACCCGGAATTGCTCCAAAATGATGGAATGAAAAATTTATAA
- a CDS encoding ATP-grasp domain-containing protein, translating into MKKLAVIGGSYLQLPLVEKAKELGCEVHCFAWLDGAVCKNSADYFYPLSILEKEEILNICREVGIDGITTIASDVAVVTVNYVADALGLVANSVFYTAVTTDKYRMRSCFAEYGIPSPRFILSAPEQQHELDGFTYPLIVKPTDRSGSLGVGKVETREELQEAVERARREAFSGEVIIEEFIEGREISVEAISWQGKHYVLAITDKVTTGAPFFVELEHHQPSSLSMEIQEEVKDIVYRALSALHIEFGASHSELKIETGGGIRVVEIGARMGGDFIGSDLVHLSTGYDFLKGVVEVALGNFTEPALKEQHYAGVYFLSRETAYLKDIIEQTNNYPEIVKAEITDPVLRNIECSKDRSGYLIYKSNTKFKLK; encoded by the coding sequence ATGAAAAAGTTAGCCGTGATTGGGGGAAGCTATTTACAACTTCCGTTAGTGGAAAAGGCAAAGGAACTGGGATGTGAGGTGCATTGTTTTGCCTGGTTGGACGGGGCGGTGTGTAAGAATAGTGCCGATTATTTTTATCCGCTCTCGATTCTGGAAAAAGAAGAAATTCTGAATATATGTCGGGAAGTGGGTATCGATGGGATTACGACTATAGCGTCCGATGTAGCGGTTGTCACTGTAAACTATGTAGCGGATGCTTTAGGTTTGGTAGCGAATTCTGTTTTTTATACGGCCGTTACGACCGATAAATACAGGATGCGTTCTTGTTTTGCCGAGTATGGAATTCCTAGTCCTCGCTTTATTTTGTCCGCTCCAGAACAGCAGCATGAACTGGATGGTTTTACCTATCCTTTGATTGTAAAGCCGACGGACCGTTCCGGGAGCTTGGGGGTGGGAAAGGTGGAAACGAGGGAAGAACTTCAGGAGGCAGTGGAGCGCGCGCGCCGCGAGGCTTTTTCAGGGGAAGTAATTATCGAAGAGTTCATAGAAGGTCGGGAGATCAGTGTGGAAGCGATTTCCTGGCAGGGTAAGCATTATGTATTGGCGATTACGGATAAAGTGACGACAGGAGCACCCTTTTTTGTGGAGTTGGAACATCATCAGCCGTCTTCGTTGTCGATGGAAATACAGGAAGAAGTTAAGGATATTGTTTACAGGGCTTTGTCCGCTTTGCATATCGAATTTGGAGCTTCCCATTCCGAGTTGAAAATAGAGACTGGTGGAGGAATAAGAGTGGTTGAAATCGGAGCGCGTATGGGGGGGGATTTCATCGGTTCCGATCTGGTGCATCTTTCGACCGGGTACGATTTTTTAAAAGGTGTGGTGGAAGTGGCTTTGGGAAATTTCACCGAACCGGCACTGAAAGAACAACATTATGCTGGTGTTTATTTTTTATCCCGCGAGACGGCTTATTTAAAAGATATAATTGAACAGACCAACAACTACCCGGAAATAGTAAAAGCCGAAATTACCGATCCGGTGCTGAGAAATATTGAATGTAGCAAGGATCGCAGCGGATATCTTATCTATAAAAGTAATACTAAATTCAAATTGAAATAA